From Stigmatopora nigra isolate UIUO_SnigA chromosome 5, RoL_Snig_1.1, whole genome shotgun sequence, a single genomic window includes:
- the LOC144196837 gene encoding E3 ubiquitin-protein ligase RNF14-like — translation MDLEEQENELLALLSIFGPEEFIRHESKSAGELRVSVLLPSGYKVALKEGDTLRQYEISFLPTLHLTFELPKNYPSSSPPDFTLCCSWLTQKQLADLGTHLINLYDATRGDVVLFSWVQFLREDTIRFLNISSLLELSNDPHTSSNSQGTVDVAPSEQENSHTTLSSKSSSLPPSSVLLSDDKNKTQDSLNEHNPFSGLSLTPTQILLSQILIHEAAQTQKVFQSTVYDCAVCFISYLGSECIKIQECGHVFCRACLAEYCKVQITEGNVHGVTCAQEGCTALPSQAQVQTLVGDELFERYDRLLFQSTLDDMSDVIYCPRISCASPVIKEDSNLALCTICQFAFCISCKKTYHRTNDCKVLKNNLEKDSDQGSIDLPRSLEGMKALWDDYVKGSKQRRRLLQSRYGNKFPTIEDYLNEDWMTLNTKHCPHCFTRIEKNGGCNTVRCTQCSLGFYWLS, via the exons ATGGACTTGGAGGAGCAAGAAAATGAATTGCTTGCACTGCTCAGTATCTTTGGGCCGGAGGAATTCATTCGGCACGAATCGAAGTCAGCAGGAGAGCTAAGAGTTTCAGTACTACTGCCCTCGGGATACAAGGTGGCACTCAAGGAAG GTGACACATTAAGGCAGTACGAAATATCATTTCTTCCAACACTGCATCTGACATTTGAACTCCCCAAGAACTATCCCTCATCCTCTCCACCTGACTTCACACTCTGTTGCAGCTGGCTGACTCAAAAGCAG CTTGCAGATCTTGGAACTCATCTCATTAATCTCTACGATGCTACCAGAGGTGATGTTGTGCTCTTTTCTTGGGTGCAATTTCTAAGGGAAGATACTATCAGATTCCTGAACATCAGTTCACTGTTAGAACTGTCAAATGACCCCCACACCTCATCCAATAGCCAAGGAACAGTGGATGTGGCCCCTTCAGAGCAGGAAAACAGTCATACCACTCTATCATCCAAATCAtcatctctccctccctcttctGTCCTTCTCAgtgatgacaaaaacaaaacacaagacAGTTTAAATGAACACAATCCTTTCTCTGGCCTCTCATTGACCCCAACACAAATTCtcctctctcagatattaatcCATGAGgcagcacagacacagaaagtTTTTCAAAGCACAGTTTATGACTGCGCTGTGTGTTTCATAAGTTACCTGGGTTCAGAATGTATCAAAATACAGGAATGTGGTCATGTCTTCTGTCGGGCCTGTCTTGCCGAGTACTGCAAGGTCCAGATAACAGAGGGAAACGTTCATGGTGTCACCTGTGCTCAGGAAGGCTGTACAGCTTTACCTTCACAAGCACAA GTGCAGACCCTAGTAGGAGATGAACTGTTTGAACGCTATGATCGTCTTCTTTTCCAATCCACCTTGGACGATATGTCAG ATGTGATATACTGTCCTCGCATCTCCTGTGCATCTCCAGTAATTAAAGAGGACAGCAACTTGGCCCTTTGCACCATTTGTCAATTTGCCTTCTGCATTTCCTGCAAAAAGACTTATCACAGAACCAATGACTGCAAAGTGCTGAAAAATAACCTGGAAAAAGATTCAGATCAAGGCTCGATAGATCTGCCCCGATCACTTG agGGTATGAAGGCTCTATGGGATGACTATGTAAAGGGCAGTAAACAGAGACGGCGCCTACTACAGAGCAGGTATGGTAATAAGTTTCCCACCATTGAAGACTACCTCAATGAGGACTGGATGACGCTCAATACTAAACACTGTCCACACTGCTTCACCAGGATAGAG AAAAATGGCGGGTGCAATACTGTCAGATGTACTCAGTGTAGTCTAGGTTTCTACTGGTTATCCTGA